One part of the Clostridia bacterium genome encodes these proteins:
- a CDS encoding S-layer homology domain-containing protein — translation MPHFKRILSLFLALCLCFGFVSVSAVAADGSGSLGNFAKNNVWNDSLFDDVAETDWFNENIRSVYEYGLMVGKGEGSFAPSASVSVAEILTVAARLHAVYHTGSDAFAPTDPWYACYAAYCVENGIVSSLPEEMNAPAARGLVAEILCAALPQTEYEAINSVKDGSIPDVAADDVFGPAVYRLYRAGIMVGNDEAGTFAPYSDVKRSEVAAILTRIIDKPLRKNITLPVSV, via the coding sequence ACTCAGCCTGTTTTTGGCCCTCTGCCTATGCTTCGGGTTCGTTTCGGTCTCCGCTGTCGCCGCGGACGGATCCGGCAGTCTCGGAAATTTTGCAAAGAATAACGTTTGGAACGATTCCCTGTTTGATGATGTGGCGGAAACGGACTGGTTTAACGAAAACATCCGGTCAGTCTATGAATACGGTCTGATGGTCGGTAAGGGAGAGGGAAGTTTCGCCCCCTCCGCCAGTGTCAGCGTCGCCGAAATACTGACCGTAGCCGCTCGCCTGCATGCGGTTTACCATACGGGAAGCGACGCTTTCGCTCCGACGGATCCGTGGTATGCCTGTTATGCCGCGTACTGTGTGGAGAACGGGATCGTCTCCTCTCTTCCGGAGGAAATGAACGCCCCCGCCGCGCGCGGTCTTGTCGCCGAAATTCTCTGCGCGGCATTGCCTCAGACAGAATATGAGGCGATCAACAGCGTAAAGGACGGATCGATCCCGGATGTGGCTGCGGACGATGTCTTCGGACCGGCGGTTTATCGGCTGTATCGCGCCGGGATCATGGTCGGGAACGATGAAGCGGGAACATTCGCTCCATATTCCGATGTGAAGAGGAGCGAGGTCGCGGCTATACTGACTCGGATCATCGATAAGCCCCTGCGAAAGAACATCACCCTCCCCGTTTCGGTATAG